A single window of Pseudomonadota bacterium DNA harbors:
- a CDS encoding cobalamin-dependent protein (Presence of a B(12) (cobalamin)-binding domain implies dependence on cobalamin itself, in one of its several forms, or in some unusual lineages, dependence on a cobalamin-like analog.) has translation MKIKLIYPKWPKLKNQPEFNLPPHGPVVFAAAVRDDIEISFCDENIEQLDFNEDADLVAMSVMLTCQMPRAWEIADEYRARGKKVIFGGIATMLHADETALHADSVFVGEAEGRFDEVLKDFEDGKLKKLYNYYHDFPETSLIGTARRSILNRESYNFRGVQMVDLVHASRGCRFNCFPCCTPYLGGRKFRPRPIDAVVAEIESIENNRLFIVDNSLAQDDEWEKALFKALIPLKRKWISHPIKDDDEILDLAVEAGCWYVYQAIVDTSDHIRKRIKRLKERGIGVEGTIILGTDDHDEDYIKRLVDFLMEIDLDLAEFTILTPFPHTPIRAQLDKENRILHNDWIHYTADEVVFKPARMSVDSLQKMYEYAWETFYSKMCKEIQMARLFIKVIEKEKRDGTYKKNPVDKTQKRNLLKNRGGK, from the coding sequence GTGAAAATAAAACTGATTTATCCGAAATGGCCAAAATTAAAAAACCAGCCGGAATTTAACCTTCCTCCTCATGGCCCGGTGGTTTTTGCTGCAGCTGTAAGAGATGATATTGAAATATCGTTTTGTGATGAAAATATTGAGCAGCTTGATTTTAATGAAGATGCAGACTTGGTTGCAATGTCTGTCATGCTCACATGCCAGATGCCGCGTGCCTGGGAAATAGCAGATGAATACAGGGCGCGGGGTAAAAAAGTGATATTTGGCGGTATAGCCACAATGCTTCATGCAGATGAAACTGCGCTGCATGCCGATTCAGTGTTTGTTGGAGAAGCCGAAGGTCGTTTTGATGAAGTTTTAAAAGATTTTGAAGATGGCAAACTTAAAAAATTGTATAATTATTATCATGATTTTCCTGAGACATCATTAATAGGAACTGCAAGAAGAAGTATATTAAATCGTGAAAGTTATAATTTTCGCGGTGTTCAAATGGTCGACCTTGTACATGCATCCCGTGGCTGCAGGTTTAACTGTTTTCCCTGCTGCACCCCGTATCTTGGAGGAAGAAAATTCAGGCCGCGTCCTATTGATGCTGTAGTCGCAGAAATTGAAAGTATAGAAAACAACCGTTTATTTATTGTTGACAACTCTCTGGCCCAGGATGATGAATGGGAAAAAGCGCTGTTTAAAGCCTTAATCCCTTTGAAAAGAAAATGGATATCACATCCTATAAAAGATGATGATGAAATACTTGATCTTGCCGTAGAAGCCGGGTGCTGGTATGTTTATCAGGCGATTGTCGATACTTCCGATCACATCAGAAAAAGAATAAAACGCTTAAAAGAAAGAGGTATTGGTGTCGAAGGCACTATTATTCTTGGAACAGATGATCATGATGAAGATTATATCAAAAGACTTGTTGATTTTCTGATGGAAATAGATCTGGATCTTGCCGAATTTACAATTCTTACCCCATTTCCTCACACACCCATAAGAGCACAGCTTGATAAAGAAAACAGGATTCTTCACAATGACTGGATTCACTATACTGCAGATGAGGTTGTTTTTAAACCTGCCAGGATGAGCGTTGATTCACTTCAAAAAATGTATGAGTATGCCTGGGAGACTTTTTATTCCAAGATGTGCAAGGAAATCCAGATGGCCAGGCTATTTATAAAAGTGATAGAAAAGGAAAAACGTGATGGGACATATAAAAAAAATCCTGTTGATAAAACGCAAAAAAGAAATTTATTAAAGAACAGAGGCGGAAAATAA
- a CDS encoding beta-ketoacyl-[acyl-carrier-protein] synthase family protein gives MTRAVAVACDMVTSYGWGTDKCWDGLFSGISAIRPIERFATLNMQTGNAGTIPGLKLSKKESLVMQMIRPLLSKIAVKIPEDTFVILATTNGEIEYLQRFVLGEEQSAKESLPDCLLDKIMRLAGTCGKGTVVSSACASSSIAVSRAASLIQNNDYDSVLVIGCDCVSEFVTAGFSSLMALDPDKAKPFDKNRRGLSLGEAAGYVLLMSEERSVKNNEKVLGEVAGWGLSNDANHITGPSRDGSGLCQAISNALQSAGISENEIGSVSAHGTGTVYNDSMEMKAIKKIFGEHKLPVYSIKGGIGHTIGAAGILEIIISFKSLNKKITPPTVNLNNIDKEAMGWVFSSSQSYKSNYTLSINSGFGGVNSALILKN, from the coding sequence ATGACAAGAGCTGTAGCGGTTGCATGCGATATGGTTACATCTTATGGATGGGGTACCGATAAATGCTGGGATGGGCTTTTCTCAGGTATATCTGCCATCCGGCCAATAGAACGTTTTGCTACATTAAATATGCAAACCGGTAATGCCGGAACGATTCCGGGTTTGAAATTAAGCAAAAAAGAATCTCTTGTGATGCAGATGATAAGACCGCTTCTTTCAAAGATTGCAGTAAAAATTCCTGAAGATACTTTTGTTATTCTTGCTACAACAAATGGTGAGATTGAATATCTGCAACGCTTTGTTTTGGGCGAAGAACAAAGCGCAAAAGAAAGTCTGCCGGATTGTTTGCTTGATAAGATCATGAGGCTTGCCGGAACCTGTGGCAAAGGAACGGTTGTTTCTTCGGCATGTGCTTCATCAAGCATTGCAGTATCAAGGGCTGCTTCACTGATACAAAACAATGATTATGATAGTGTTTTAGTTATAGGCTGTGATTGTGTTTCCGAATTTGTTACAGCCGGTTTTTCTTCTCTGATGGCTCTTGATCCTGATAAGGCAAAACCTTTTGATAAAAACAGACGGGGTTTAAGTCTTGGCGAAGCAGCTGGCTATGTGCTTCTTATGAGCGAAGAAAGGTCTGTAAAAAATAATGAGAAAGTACTGGGTGAGGTTGCAGGCTGGGGTTTGTCAAATGATGCAAACCATATAACCGGCCCTTCAAGAGACGGAAGCGGGCTTTGCCAGGCTATTTCCAATGCATTACAATCTGCCGGAATATCTGAAAATGAAATCGGGTCCGTATCGGCACACGGAACCGGCACGGTATACAATGATTCTATGGAAATGAAAGCAATTAAAAAAATCTTTGGCGAACATAAATTGCCTGTTTATTCGATTAAGGGTGGAATAGGGCATACAATTGGTGCTGCGGGTATTCTTGAAATAATAATTTCATTTAAGTCTTTGAATAAAAAAATTACACCTCCAACTGTTAATTTAAATAATATAGATAAAGAAGCCATGGGCTGGGTTTTTTCATCTTCTCAATCTTATAAAAGCAATTATACTCTTTCAATCAATTCGGGTTTTGGTGGAGTTAATTCTGCGCTTATTCTTAAAAATTAG